A window of Microbacterium sp. BK668 genomic DNA:
ACGACCGCCTCTGGCTCACCGACCGGCAGGCCGAACGGGATGCGCCCGCGCCCGGGCGCTGGCACCGGACGGGCGACGTCGGGCATCTCGACGCGGCGGGGCGCCTGTGGATCGAGGGGCGCCTGCCCCACGTCTTCGTGACGACCGACGGTCCGACGGCGCCGGTGGGGACCGAGCAGCAGGTCGAGCGCGCCGCCCACGTGCGACGCGCCGCCGTCGTCGGGATCGGTCCTCGCGGCATCCAGCAGGCCGTCGCCGTCGTCGAGACGGACCCCGCCGCGCGGCGCCCCGGGCTCGCCACGCCGGAGCTCACCGACGAGGTCCGCGCGCGCAGCGAGCGGCAGCTGGCCGCCGTGCTCGTGGTGCCGCAGCTGCCCACCGACATCCGGCACAACTCCAAGATCGACCGCACGCGGGTCGCGCGCTGGGCAGAACGAGCCCTCGCGGGTGGCCGCGTGGGCGCGCCGTGATCGTCGCGGTGACCGGCGCGTCGGGCTATCTCGGCCGCGCGGTGGCCGCGCAGCTCGTCGCCGAGGGCCACGACGTCCGCACCCTGCAGCGCCGTCCCAGCTCGGTCGCCGGCGCCGCCGACATCCTGGGAACCGTGACGGATGGGGATGCCGTGGCCCGCGCGCTCGACGGCGCCGACGGCGTCGTGCACCTCGCGGCAAGAGTCTCGCTCGCCGGCGATCCGGCCGAGTTCCGGCACGTCAACGTCGAGGGCACGCGGACGCTGCTGGAACAGGCTCGGAAAGCGGAGGCATCCCGGTTCGTCCACGTGTCGTCGCCTTCCGTCGCGCATGCCGGCTCGGCGCTGGCCGGAGTGGGGGCTGAGCCCGCCTCGCCTCTCGAAGCCCGAGGCGAGTACGCGCGGACCAAGGCGGAGGCGGAGCTTCTGGCGCTCGAGGCGGACTCCGACGACATGCCGGTCGTCGCCGTCCGCCCGCACCTCGTGTGGGGCCCGGGCGACACGCAGCTCGTGGGGCGCATCGTCGACCGGGCGCGCCGCGGCCGGCTGCCACTCCTGGACGGCGGGCGCGCGCTCATCGACTCGACCTACATCGACAACGCGGCGTCCGGCATCGTGGCTGCGCTGCGGCGGGCTCCCGAGGCGCGGGGGCGGGCGTTCGTCGTCACCAACGGCGAGCCGCGCCCGG
This region includes:
- a CDS encoding NAD-dependent epimerase/dehydratase family protein codes for the protein MIVAVTGASGYLGRAVAAQLVAEGHDVRTLQRRPSSVAGAADILGTVTDGDAVARALDGADGVVHLAARVSLAGDPAEFRHVNVEGTRTLLEQARKAEASRFVHVSSPSVAHAGSALAGVGAEPASPLEARGEYARTKAEAELLALEADSDDMPVVAVRPHLVWGPGDTQLVGRIVDRARRGRLPLLDGGRALIDSTYIDNAASGIVAALRRAPEARGRAFVVTNGEPRPVGDLLAGICRACGVRPPQWSIPSPLARAAGSAIERVWSLRPGRDEPPMTRFLAEQLSTAHWFDQRETRRALDWAPTVTIDEGLRRLARYSVGSA